One Pseudomonas sp. AN-1 genomic region harbors:
- a CDS encoding ABC transporter permease encodes MRLIDTQWVEWKIALRFLADNRLQSLLIIVGIAVGSAVIVFITALITGLQANVIERTLGTQAHIRILPPDEVNRVPPPQDGAVALTLESPRAQRLRTIVNWPDVRDVLDQQPQLRAVSPLISGPAIARRGVARASVALLGIDPARYQRIIPIEPHLIAGRFRVEAGHAVIGKELAEDLGLGIGDKLRLDAGEGREAVVDVSGIFELEVRELDARYVYLDLKQAQTLLDLPGGVTVIETAVQQIFQAEAIATRLARLTGLKAESWMATNGQLLNALRSQTMTTQMIRLFVGLSVAFGIASVLAVSVVQRTREIGILRAMGSPRGQILRVFLLQGGLLGLAGSGLGGLVGWSLVQVFNVFGPGLFFIPVDPTLIPTAMAVATVTGVLAAAMPARRAARYDPAVAIRYV; translated from the coding sequence ATGCGCCTGATCGACACCCAGTGGGTCGAATGGAAGATCGCCCTGCGCTTCCTCGCCGACAACCGCCTGCAGAGCCTGCTGATCATCGTCGGCATCGCCGTCGGCTCGGCGGTGATCGTGTTCATCACCGCGCTGATCACCGGCCTGCAGGCCAACGTCATCGAACGCACCCTCGGCACCCAGGCGCACATCCGCATCCTGCCGCCGGACGAGGTCAACCGCGTGCCGCCGCCGCAAGACGGTGCCGTGGCGCTGACCCTGGAAAGCCCGCGCGCCCAGCGCCTGCGCACCATCGTCAACTGGCCCGACGTGCGCGACGTCCTCGACCAGCAGCCGCAGCTGCGCGCGGTGTCGCCGCTGATCAGCGGCCCGGCCATCGCCCGCCGCGGCGTGGCGCGCGCCTCGGTGGCCCTGCTCGGCATCGACCCCGCGCGCTACCAGCGCATCATCCCCATCGAGCCGCACCTGATCGCCGGACGCTTCCGGGTCGAGGCCGGCCATGCGGTGATCGGCAAGGAGCTGGCCGAGGATCTCGGCCTGGGCATCGGCGACAAGCTGCGCCTGGACGCCGGCGAGGGCCGCGAGGCGGTGGTCGACGTTTCCGGCATCTTCGAGCTGGAAGTGCGCGAGCTGGACGCGCGCTACGTCTACCTCGACCTCAAGCAGGCGCAGACCCTGCTCGACCTGCCCGGCGGGGTGACTGTGATCGAGACCGCGGTGCAGCAGATCTTCCAGGCCGAGGCCATCGCCACGCGCCTGGCGCGCCTCACCGGGCTCAAGGCGGAAAGCTGGATGGCCACCAACGGCCAGCTGCTCAACGCGCTGCGCTCGCAGACCATGACCACCCAGATGATCCGCCTGTTCGTCGGCCTGTCGGTGGCCTTCGGCATCGCCAGCGTGCTGGCGGTCAGCGTGGTGCAGCGCACCCGCGAGATCGGCATCCTGCGCGCCATGGGCAGCCCGCGCGGGCAGATCCTGCGCGTGTTCCTCCTGCAGGGCGGTCTGCTCGGCCTGGCCGGCTCCGGCCTCGGCGGACTGGTCGGCTGGTCGCTGGTGCAGGTGTTCAACGTGTTCGGCCCCGGGCTGTTCTTCATCCCGGTCGACCCGACGCTGATTCCCACGGCCATGGCGGTGGCCACCGTCACCGGGGTGCTGGCCGCGGCCATGCCGGCGCGCCGCGCGGCCCGTTACGACCCGGCAGTGGCGATCCGCTATGTCTGA
- a CDS encoding ABC transporter ATP-binding protein, with protein sequence MSEFERDQEVLRLAGLCKAYNPGTPLEQQVLHDIDLRLVRGELTALIGPSGSGKSTLLNLIGLLDSPTAGELYLLGQPTRELDDGARTRLRNEAIGFVFQFHHLIPAFSVLDNVLMPLMIRHGKPRAEDRELALELLHAVGLAGFAASKANRISGGQQQRVAIARALVTRPALLLADEPTGNLDTRTAESVFALFRRFNREFGCAVLVVTHDPRLAASCARTVQLVDGRIVSDQLNG encoded by the coding sequence ATGTCTGAATTCGAACGCGACCAGGAAGTGCTGCGCCTGGCCGGTCTGTGCAAGGCCTACAACCCCGGCACGCCGCTGGAGCAGCAGGTGCTGCACGACATCGACCTGCGTCTGGTGCGCGGCGAGCTGACCGCGCTGATCGGCCCGTCCGGCTCGGGCAAGAGCACCCTGCTCAACCTCATCGGCCTGCTCGATTCGCCCACCGCCGGCGAGCTGTACCTGCTCGGCCAGCCGACCCGCGAGCTGGACGACGGCGCGCGCACCCGCCTGCGCAACGAGGCGATCGGCTTCGTGTTCCAGTTCCACCACCTGATCCCGGCGTTCAGCGTGCTGGACAACGTGCTGATGCCGCTGATGATCCGCCACGGCAAGCCGCGCGCCGAGGACCGCGAGCTGGCCCTCGAGCTGCTGCACGCGGTCGGCCTGGCCGGCTTCGCCGCCAGCAAGGCCAACCGCATCTCCGGCGGCCAGCAGCAGCGGGTGGCCATCGCCCGCGCGCTGGTGACCCGCCCGGCGCTGCTGCTGGCCGACGAGCCGACCGGCAACCTCGACACCAGGACCGCGGAAAGCGTGTTCGCCCTGTTCCGCCGCTTCAACCGCGAGTTCGGCTGCGCGGTGCTGGTGGTCACCCACGACCCGCGCCTGGCGGCCAGCTGCGCGCGCACCGTGCAGTTGGTCGACGGGCGCATCGTCAGCGACCAGCTGAATGGCTGA
- a CDS encoding homospermidine synthase, with product MDTSHQRQAFAGRIVLLGFGCIGQGVLPLLLRHIALRPAQLVILAADAEGFAAAEQAGIAHRQLALTPANYRTALEPLLDPGDFLLNLSVDVSSVALIALCRERGALYLDACIEPWAGGYVDRRLPAAQRSNYALREAALALRRSDVPGPTAVLAHGANPGLVSHLVKMALLELAAGNGMAQPAPASRTEWARLAQRLGVRVIHVAERDWQVDRQRKVPDEFVNTWSVPGFVSELLQPVELGWGSHERHLPADGRRHAGGSQAAIYLERPGAATRVRSWTPLAGPYHGFLISHGEAISIADYFTLGTDDAPEYRPTVLYAYHPCDDTVLSLDELAGRNWQLQPRLRVLRDGIVSGVDELGVLLLGHDDGAYWYGSRLSVEQARALCPANGPTSLQVTVGVVAGVLWAMRNPACGVVEPDEMPFEEILDFCRPYLGELVGAFSDWTPLEGRGWLFDEDLDTDDPWQFKNFRVQ from the coding sequence TTGGACACTTCGCATCAGCGTCAGGCGTTCGCCGGGCGCATCGTCCTGCTCGGCTTCGGCTGCATCGGCCAGGGGGTGCTGCCGCTGCTGCTGCGCCACATCGCCCTGCGCCCGGCGCAGCTGGTGATTCTCGCCGCCGACGCCGAGGGTTTCGCCGCGGCCGAGCAGGCCGGCATCGCCCATCGCCAGCTGGCGCTCACCCCGGCCAACTACCGCACGGCGCTCGAGCCGCTGCTCGATCCGGGCGACTTCCTGCTCAACCTGTCGGTGGACGTCAGCAGCGTGGCGCTGATCGCGCTGTGCCGCGAGCGCGGCGCCCTCTATCTGGACGCCTGCATCGAGCCCTGGGCCGGCGGTTACGTCGACCGCCGCCTGCCGGCGGCGCAGCGCAGCAACTACGCCCTGCGCGAGGCGGCGCTGGCGCTGCGCCGGAGCGATGTGCCCGGGCCGACCGCGGTGCTGGCCCACGGTGCCAATCCGGGGCTGGTATCGCACCTGGTGAAGATGGCGCTGCTCGAACTGGCCGCCGGCAACGGCATGGCGCAGCCGGCGCCGGCCAGCCGCACGGAGTGGGCGCGCCTGGCGCAGCGCCTGGGCGTGCGCGTCATCCACGTCGCCGAGCGCGACTGGCAGGTGGACCGCCAGCGCAAGGTGCCGGACGAGTTCGTCAACACCTGGTCGGTGCCCGGCTTCGTCAGCGAGCTGCTGCAGCCGGTCGAGCTGGGCTGGGGCAGCCACGAGCGTCACCTGCCCGCCGACGGCCGTCGCCACGCCGGGGGCAGCCAGGCGGCCATCTACCTGGAGCGTCCGGGCGCGGCCACCCGGGTGCGCAGCTGGACGCCGCTGGCCGGTCCTTACCACGGCTTCCTGATCAGCCACGGCGAGGCGATCTCCATCGCCGACTACTTCACCCTGGGCACGGACGATGCCCCCGAGTACCGGCCGACCGTGCTCTATGCCTATCACCCCTGCGACGACACCGTGCTGTCGCTGGACGAACTGGCCGGGCGCAACTGGCAGCTGCAGCCGCGGCTACGCGTGCTGCGCGACGGTATCGTCTCCGGCGTCGACGAGCTGGGCGTGCTGCTGCTCGGTCACGACGACGGAGCCTACTGGTACGGCTCGCGGCTGTCCGTCGAGCAGGCCCGTGCGCTGTGTCCGGCCAACGGCCCGACCAGCCTGCAGGTGACGGTGGGCGTTGTCGCCGGGGTGCTCTGGGCGATGCGCAACCCGGCCTGCGGGGTGGTCGAGCCCGACGAGATGCCCTTCGAGGAGATCCTCGACTTCTGCCGGCCCTACCTCGGCGAGCTGGTCGGCGCGTTCAGCGACTGGACGCCGCTGGAGGGGCGCGGCTGGCTGTTCGACGAGGACCTCGACACGGACGATCCCTGGCAGTTCAAGAATTTCCGCGTGCAGTAG
- a CDS encoding electron transfer flavoprotein subunit alpha/FixB family protein, translating to MAILVLAEHNNAALAAATLNTLAAASQIGGDIHLLVAGQGCGAVAAAAAQLAGVSKVLVADAPAYAHQLPENLAPLLAELGRAYSHVLAPATSNGKNVLPRVAALLDVEQISEIIKVVSADTFQRPIYAGNAIATVQSSAAVKVISVRATGFDAVAATGGSAAIETLACGEDYGISCFVGAELAQSERPELTAAKIVVSGGRGLQNGDNFQLLYRVADQLGAAVGASRAAVDAGFVPNDMQVGQTGKIVAPELYIAVGISGAIQHLAGMKDSKVIVAINKDEEAPIFQVADYGLVADLFEAVPELGRAL from the coding sequence ATGGCTATCCTGGTACTCGCCGAGCACAACAATGCCGCGCTGGCCGCGGCCACCCTCAACACCCTCGCGGCCGCCAGTCAGATCGGCGGCGACATCCACCTGCTGGTCGCCGGCCAGGGCTGCGGCGCGGTGGCCGCCGCCGCGGCCCAGCTCGCCGGGGTGAGCAAGGTGCTGGTCGCCGATGCCCCGGCCTATGCCCACCAGCTGCCGGAGAACCTCGCGCCGCTGCTGGCCGAGCTGGGCCGCGCCTACAGCCACGTGCTGGCGCCGGCCACCAGCAACGGCAAGAACGTCCTGCCGCGGGTCGCCGCGCTGCTCGACGTCGAGCAGATCTCCGAGATCATCAAGGTCGTCAGTGCCGACACCTTCCAGCGGCCGATCTACGCCGGCAACGCCATCGCCACCGTGCAGTCCAGCGCGGCGGTCAAGGTCATCAGCGTGCGCGCCACCGGCTTCGACGCGGTGGCCGCCACGGGCGGCAGCGCCGCGATCGAGACCCTGGCCTGTGGCGAGGACTACGGGATTTCCTGCTTCGTCGGCGCGGAGCTGGCGCAGTCCGAGCGTCCCGAGCTGACCGCGGCGAAGATCGTCGTCTCCGGCGGTCGCGGCCTGCAGAACGGCGACAACTTCCAGCTGCTGTATCGGGTGGCCGACCAGCTCGGCGCCGCGGTGGGCGCCTCGCGCGCGGCGGTCGATGCCGGTTTCGTACCCAACGACATGCAGGTGGGGCAGACCGGCAAGATAGTCGCCCCCGAGCTGTACATCGCCGTCGGCATCTCCGGTGCCATCCAGCACCTGGCGGGGATGAAGGACTCCAAGGTGATCGTGGCGATCAACAAGGACGAGGAAGCGCCGATCTTCCAGGTCGCCGACTACGGCCTGGTCGCCGACCTGTTCGAGGCGGTGCCGGAGCTCGGCCGCGCGCTCTGA
- a CDS encoding electron transfer flavoprotein subunit beta/FixA family protein, which yields MKILVTVKRVVDYNVKVRVKADGSGVDLANVKMAMNPFCEIAVEEAVRLKERGIASEVVVVSVGPNAAQEQLRTALALGADRAVLVESAAELGSLAVAKLLKAVVDKEQPQLVILGKQAIDSDNNQTGQMLAALTGFAQGTFASRLEIAGEQARVTREIDGGLQTVALKLPAIVTTDLRLNEPRYASLPNIMKAKKKPLDVLTPEALGVSTASTVKVLKVEAPAARKAGIKVGSVAELVDKLKNEAKVI from the coding sequence ATGAAGATCCTCGTGACCGTGAAACGCGTGGTGGACTACAACGTCAAGGTCCGCGTCAAGGCCGACGGCTCCGGCGTCGACCTGGCCAACGTCAAGATGGCGATGAATCCGTTCTGCGAGATCGCCGTGGAAGAGGCGGTGCGCCTCAAGGAAAGGGGCATCGCCAGCGAGGTGGTGGTGGTCTCGGTCGGCCCGAACGCCGCCCAGGAGCAGCTGCGCACCGCCCTGGCCCTCGGCGCCGACCGCGCCGTGCTGGTCGAGAGTGCTGCCGAGCTCGGCTCGCTGGCGGTGGCCAAGCTGCTCAAGGCGGTGGTCGACAAGGAGCAGCCGCAGCTGGTGATCCTCGGCAAGCAGGCCATCGACAGCGACAACAACCAGACCGGGCAGATGCTCGCTGCGCTGACCGGCTTCGCCCAGGGCACCTTCGCCTCCAGGCTGGAGATCGCCGGCGAACAGGCCCGCGTCACCCGCGAGATCGACGGCGGCCTGCAGACCGTTGCGCTGAAACTGCCGGCCATCGTCACCACCGACCTGCGCCTCAACGAGCCGCGCTATGCCTCGCTGCCCAACATCATGAAGGCCAAGAAGAAGCCGCTGGACGTGCTGACGCCCGAGGCGCTCGGCGTGTCCACCGCCTCCACGGTGAAGGTGCTCAAGGTCGAGGCCCCGGCCGCGCGCAAGGCCGGGATCAAGGTCGGCTCGGTGGCCGAGCTGGTCGACAAACTGAAGAACGAAGCGAAGGTGATCTGA
- a CDS encoding branched-chain amino acid ABC transporter permease produces the protein MSSLENIQAAAAVAHPQVELERRRAQQRRKLVGYLVLLGVALVAPLAVYPVFLMKLLCFALFACAFNLLLGYAGLLSFGHAAFLATGGYVTGYLLSQYSGLSTELGILAGTVASGVLGLGFGLLAIRRQGIYFAMITLALAQLVFFLFVQAPFTGGENGLQGVPRGELFGLIDLKSNLAMYYFVLAVFVFGFAVIQRTIHSPYGQVLKAIRDNEPRAISLGYNVAAHKLLAFVISATLTGLAGATKTVVFQLASLTDAHWHMSGEVILMTLLGGVGTVLGPLVGAGVVVTLQSYLSNGPLGDWVHVILGVIFVLCVLLFRAGIVGWVQKLIRRNFK, from the coding sequence ATGTCGAGTCTGGAAAACATTCAGGCGGCCGCGGCCGTCGCCCATCCGCAGGTCGAGCTGGAGCGCCGTCGCGCGCAGCAGCGGCGCAAGCTGGTCGGCTACCTGGTGCTGCTCGGCGTGGCGCTGGTCGCCCCGCTGGCGGTGTACCCGGTGTTCCTGATGAAGCTGCTGTGCTTCGCCCTGTTCGCCTGCGCCTTCAACCTGCTGCTCGGCTACGCGGGGCTGCTGTCCTTCGGCCACGCCGCCTTCCTCGCCACCGGCGGCTACGTCACCGGCTACCTGCTCAGCCAGTACTCGGGGCTGTCCACCGAGCTGGGCATCCTTGCCGGCACGGTGGCCTCGGGCGTGCTCGGCCTGGGCTTCGGCCTGCTGGCGATCCGCCGCCAGGGCATCTATTTCGCCATGATCACCCTGGCGCTGGCGCAGCTGGTGTTCTTCCTGTTCGTCCAGGCGCCGTTCACCGGCGGCGAGAACGGCCTGCAGGGCGTGCCGCGCGGCGAGCTGTTCGGCCTGATCGACCTGAAGAGCAACCTGGCGATGTACTACTTCGTGCTGGCGGTGTTCGTGTTCGGCTTCGCGGTGATCCAGCGCACTATCCACTCGCCCTACGGCCAGGTGCTCAAGGCGATCCGCGACAACGAGCCGCGCGCCATCTCCCTCGGCTACAACGTCGCCGCCCACAAGCTGCTGGCCTTCGTCATCTCCGCCACCCTCACCGGCCTGGCCGGGGCGACCAAGACCGTGGTGTTCCAGCTGGCCTCGCTGACCGACGCCCACTGGCACATGTCCGGCGAGGTGATCCTGATGACCCTGCTCGGCGGCGTCGGCACCGTGCTCGGCCCGCTGGTCGGCGCCGGCGTGGTGGTGACCCTGCAGAGCTACCTGTCCAACGGCCCGCTGGGCGACTGGGTGCACGTCATCCTCGGGGTGATCTTCGTGCTCTGCGTGCTGCTGTTCCGCGCCGGCATCGTCGGCTGGGTGCAGAAGCTGATTCGCCGCAACTTCAAGTGA
- a CDS encoding branched-chain amino acid ABC transporter permease, protein MTLVFGIPLGVLLGQLLLGLINGAFYALLSLGLAIIFGLLRIINFAHGALYMLGAFAALLGLNYLGVNYWVALVLSPLLVGAIGMAVERHLLRRIAGEDHLYGLLLTFGLALIVEGSFVKLFGVSGASYPMPELLKGGVNLGFMFLPTYRAWVVVAALVVCIATWYMIERTRLGSYLRAGTENPKLMQAFGINVPLLITLTYGYGVALAAFAGVLAAPIYPVSPTMGANLLIVVFAVVVIGGMGSIMGAIVTGLAMGLIEGLTKVFYPQAASTVVFLVMVIVLLFRPAGLFGKEA, encoded by the coding sequence ATGACTCTCGTATTCGGTATTCCCCTGGGCGTGCTGCTCGGCCAGCTGCTGCTCGGCCTGATCAACGGCGCCTTCTACGCGCTGCTCAGCCTCGGCCTGGCGATCATCTTCGGCCTGCTGCGCATCATCAACTTCGCCCACGGTGCGCTGTACATGCTCGGCGCCTTCGCCGCGCTGCTCGGCCTCAACTACCTGGGCGTCAACTACTGGGTGGCGCTGGTGCTGTCGCCGCTCTTGGTCGGTGCCATCGGCATGGCCGTCGAGCGCCACCTGCTGCGGCGCATCGCCGGCGAGGACCACCTCTACGGCCTGCTGCTGACCTTCGGCCTGGCGCTGATCGTCGAGGGCAGCTTCGTCAAGCTGTTCGGCGTGTCCGGGGCCTCCTACCCGATGCCCGAGCTGCTCAAGGGCGGCGTCAACCTCGGCTTCATGTTCCTGCCCACCTACCGCGCCTGGGTGGTGGTGGCCGCGCTGGTGGTGTGCATTGCCACCTGGTACATGATCGAGCGCACGCGCCTCGGCTCCTACCTGCGCGCCGGCACCGAGAACCCCAAGCTGATGCAGGCCTTCGGCATCAACGTGCCGCTGTTGATCACCCTGACCTACGGCTACGGCGTGGCGCTGGCCGCCTTCGCCGGGGTGCTCGCCGCGCCGATCTACCCGGTCAGCCCGACCATGGGCGCCAACCTGCTGATCGTGGTGTTCGCCGTGGTGGTGATCGGCGGCATGGGCTCGATCATGGGCGCCATCGTCACCGGTCTGGCCATGGGCCTGATCGAGGGCCTGACCAAGGTGTTCTATCCGCAGGCGGCCAGCACCGTGGTGTTCCTGGTGATGGTGATCGTCCTGCTGTTCCGCCCGGCGGGACTGTTCGGGAAGGAGGCATGA
- a CDS encoding ABC transporter substrate-binding protein produces MKVFQKTATALLVSSLIAGSAQAAVSDDEIRIGYLADMSGTYRDLAGPGGLEALKMAVEDFGGNVDGKKIVIFNADDLNKPDVGANTVRQWVDERNVDMVTGLVASSVVLAAVKVVEQADKLALISGAASSGITNESCSPNHIHWTYDTYALANGTAKAVLESGGKSWYMLTADYAFGHALEADITKVVTGGGGSVVGTVRHPFPSQDFSSYILQAQGSGAQVVALANAGADTVNALKTASQFGVTQSGQTLAGMLVFLNDIHAMGLDVTQGLMLTTGWYWDMNDETRAWAKRYFERVGSMPTMSQAGVYSATMHYLNAVKETGSDDTTTVRAKMAATPVNDMFAKGGKIREDGRMVHDMYLAQVKTPAESKGEWDLYKIVSTIPGDQAFRPLSESQCKLVKDRVAKN; encoded by the coding sequence ATGAAGGTATTCCAGAAGACCGCAACCGCTCTGCTCGTCTCCAGCCTGATCGCCGGCAGCGCGCAGGCGGCGGTCAGCGACGACGAGATCCGCATCGGCTACCTCGCCGACATGTCCGGCACCTACCGCGACCTCGCCGGTCCCGGTGGCCTGGAGGCGCTGAAGATGGCGGTGGAGGATTTCGGCGGCAACGTCGACGGCAAGAAGATCGTCATCTTCAACGCCGACGACCTCAACAAGCCGGACGTCGGCGCCAACACCGTGCGCCAGTGGGTCGACGAGCGCAACGTCGACATGGTGACCGGCCTGGTCGCCTCCTCGGTGGTGCTGGCGGCGGTCAAGGTGGTCGAGCAGGCCGACAAGCTGGCGCTGATCTCCGGCGCCGCCTCCTCGGGCATCACCAACGAATCCTGCTCGCCCAACCATATCCACTGGACCTACGACACCTACGCGCTGGCCAACGGCACCGCCAAGGCGGTGCTCGAATCCGGCGGCAAGAGCTGGTACATGCTGACCGCCGACTATGCCTTCGGGCATGCCCTCGAGGCGGACATCACCAAGGTGGTGACCGGTGGCGGCGGCAGCGTGGTCGGCACCGTGCGCCATCCGTTCCCCAGCCAGGACTTCTCCTCCTACATCCTCCAGGCCCAGGGCTCCGGCGCCCAGGTGGTGGCGCTGGCCAACGCCGGCGCCGACACCGTCAACGCGCTGAAGACCGCCAGCCAGTTCGGCGTCACCCAGTCCGGGCAGACGCTGGCCGGCATGCTGGTGTTCCTCAACGACATCCACGCCATGGGCCTGGACGTCACCCAGGGCCTGATGCTGACCACCGGCTGGTACTGGGACATGAACGACGAGACCCGCGCCTGGGCCAAGCGCTACTTCGAGCGCGTCGGCAGCATGCCGACCATGTCCCAGGCCGGCGTCTACTCGGCGACCATGCACTACCTCAACGCGGTCAAGGAAACCGGCAGCGACGACACCACCACCGTGCGCGCCAAGATGGCCGCCACCCCGGTCAACGACATGTTCGCCAAGGGCGGCAAGATCCGCGAGGACGGCCGCATGGTCCACGACATGTACCTGGCCCAGGTGAAGACCCCGGCCGAGTCGAAGGGCGAGTGGGACCTGTACAAGATCGTCAGCACCATCCCCGGCGACCAGGCTTTCCGCCCGCTGAGCGAGAGCCAGTGCAAGCTGGTCAAGGATCGGGTGGCGAAGAACTGA
- a CDS encoding ABC transporter ATP-binding protein, which translates to MTSLHTNPDFEQLRLSDLHAFYGESHILHGIDLLVRRGELVTLLGRNGAGRTTTLRAIMNLVGRRTGSIMINGNETIGVAAHMIPRLGVGYCPEERGIFASLNVEENLLLPPTVRSGGMSLDEIYEMFPNLYERRFSQGTRLSGGEQQMLAMARILRTGANLLLLDEITEGLAPVIVQKLGEVLLKLKDKGLTIVLVEQNFRFAAPLADRHYLMEHGQIVEEISAAELPAKKELLNTCLGV; encoded by the coding sequence ATGACCAGCCTGCACACCAATCCGGATTTTGAACAGCTGCGCCTCAGCGACCTGCACGCCTTCTACGGCGAGTCGCACATCCTCCACGGCATCGATCTCTTGGTGCGCCGCGGCGAGCTGGTGACCCTGCTCGGGCGCAACGGCGCCGGGCGCACCACCACCCTGCGCGCGATCATGAACCTGGTCGGCCGGCGCACCGGCTCGATCATGATCAACGGCAACGAGACCATCGGCGTCGCCGCGCACATGATCCCGCGCCTGGGCGTCGGCTACTGCCCCGAGGAGCGCGGCATCTTCGCCAGCCTCAACGTCGAGGAGAACCTGCTGCTGCCGCCCACCGTGCGCAGCGGCGGCATGAGCCTCGACGAGATCTACGAGATGTTCCCCAACCTCTACGAGCGCCGCTTCAGCCAGGGCACCCGGCTGTCCGGCGGCGAGCAGCAGATGCTGGCCATGGCGCGCATCCTGCGCACCGGCGCCAACCTGCTGCTGCTCGACGAGATCACCGAGGGCCTCGCCCCGGTGATCGTGCAGAAGCTCGGCGAGGTGCTGCTCAAGCTCAAGGACAAGGGCCTGACCATCGTCCTGGTCGAACAGAACTTCCGCTTCGCCGCGCCGCTGGCCGACCGCCACTACCTGATGGAGCACGGCCAGATCGTCGAGGAGATCAGCGCCGCCGAACTGCCGGCGAAGAAGGAACTGCTCAACACCTGTCTGGGCGTCTGA
- a CDS encoding ABC transporter ATP-binding protein, whose protein sequence is MAPEFVLETRGLTKEFRGFTAVDSVDLRVQKGHIHALIGPNGAGKTTVFNLLTKFLTPTRGEILYYGQPITGMKPNEIARLGLVRSFQISAVFGHMSVRDNVRVALQQREGNSFHFWKPARCLDALNERAEQLLAEVDLLSFADTLTIELPYGRKRALELATTLALEPKVLLLDEPTQGMGHEDVDMVVGLVRRAAVGRTVVMVEHNLSVVSRLCDRLTVLARGSILAEGDYATVSANPQVREAYLGSEAAAEEAHA, encoded by the coding sequence ATGGCACCAGAGTTCGTGCTGGAAACACGCGGCCTGACCAAGGAATTCCGCGGCTTCACCGCGGTGGACTCGGTCGATCTGCGTGTGCAGAAGGGCCATATCCACGCGCTGATCGGTCCCAACGGGGCCGGCAAGACCACCGTGTTCAACCTGCTCACCAAGTTCCTCACCCCGACCCGCGGCGAGATCCTCTACTACGGCCAGCCGATCACCGGCATGAAGCCCAACGAGATCGCCCGCCTGGGCCTGGTGCGCTCGTTCCAGATCTCCGCCGTGTTCGGCCACATGAGCGTGCGCGACAACGTGCGCGTGGCCCTGCAGCAGCGCGAGGGCAACTCCTTCCATTTCTGGAAGCCGGCGCGCTGCCTGGATGCGCTCAACGAACGCGCCGAGCAACTGCTCGCCGAGGTCGACCTGCTGTCCTTCGCCGATACCCTGACCATCGAGCTGCCCTACGGCCGCAAGCGCGCCCTCGAGCTGGCCACCACCCTGGCCCTGGAGCCCAAGGTGCTGCTGCTCGACGAGCCGACCCAGGGCATGGGCCACGAGGACGTCGACATGGTGGTCGGCCTGGTGCGCCGCGCCGCGGTCGGCCGCACCGTGGTGATGGTCGAGCACAACCTCAGCGTGGTCAGCCGCCTGTGCGACCGCCTCACCGTGCTGGCGCGCGGCTCGATCCTCGCCGAGGGCGACTACGCCACCGTTTCCGCCAACCCGCAGGTGCGCGAGGCGTACCTGGGCAGCGAGGCCGCCGCCGAGGAGGCCCACGCATGA
- a CDS encoding peroxidase-related enzyme (This protein belongs to a clade of uncharacterized proteins related to peroxidases such as the alkylhydroperoxidase AhpD.): protein MTASISRFPVPESLDELPQDLRERILAVQDKAGFVPNVFLMLAHRPDEFRAFFAWHDALMERESDSLTVAEKEMIVVATSARHGCLYCVVAHGAVLRIRSKDPQLADQLAINHRTAAIGERQRVMLDFAMHLSFEHGVLDDAWQARLQAVGFSRNDIWDIGAVAAFFSLSNRLVSLAGTPPNDEFYLMGRLPRESRS from the coding sequence ATGACCGCTTCGATCAGCCGCTTCCCCGTTCCCGAGTCCCTCGACGAGCTGCCGCAGGACCTGCGCGAGCGCATCCTCGCCGTGCAGGACAAGGCCGGCTTCGTGCCCAACGTGTTCCTCATGCTGGCGCACCGCCCCGACGAGTTCCGCGCCTTCTTCGCCTGGCACGACGCGCTGATGGAGCGCGAATCCGACAGCCTGACGGTGGCCGAGAAGGAGATGATCGTGGTGGCCACCAGCGCCCGCCACGGCTGTCTGTACTGCGTGGTGGCGCACGGCGCGGTGCTGCGCATCCGCAGCAAGGATCCGCAGCTGGCCGACCAGCTCGCCATCAACCACCGCACGGCCGCCATCGGCGAACGCCAGCGGGTGATGCTCGACTTCGCCATGCACCTGAGCTTCGAGCACGGCGTGCTCGACGATGCCTGGCAGGCGCGCCTGCAGGCGGTCGGTTTCAGCCGGAACGACATCTGGGACATCGGCGCCGTCGCCGCCTTCTTCAGCCTGTCCAACCGCCTGGTGTCGCTGGCCGGCACGCCGCCCAACGACGAGTTCTACCTGATGGGCCGTCTGCCGCGCGAATCGCGCAGCTGA